Proteins encoded within one genomic window of [Enterobacter] lignolyticus SCF1:
- the pitA gene encoding inorganic phosphate transporter PitA → MLHLFTGLDLHTGLLLLLALGFVLFYEAINGFHDTANAVATVIYTRAMRSQVAVVMAALFNFFGVLLGGLSVAYAIVHMLPTDLLLNMGSAHGLAMVFSMLLAAIIWNLGTWYFGLPASSSHTLIGAIIGIGLTNALMTGTSVVDALNIPKVLGIFASLIVSPIVGLVIAGGLIFLLRRYWNGTKKRARIHLTPAEREKQDGKRKPPFWTRIALILSAIGVSFSHGANDGQKGIGLVMLVLIGVAPAGFVVNMNATGYEITRTRDAVNNVETYFQQHPDLLKLATGVEQIQPSATPGVATQTEFHCHPSNTINALDRAKGMLANVESYDKLSVEQRGQLRRIMLCISDTTDKVAKLPGVSGDDQRLLKKFKTDMLSTIEYAPIWIIMAVALALGIGTMIGWRRVATTIGEKIGKKGMTYAQGMSAQMTAAVSIGLASYTGMPVSTTHVLSSSVAGTMIVDGGGLQRRTVTNILMAWVFTLPAAIVLSGLLYWIALKII, encoded by the coding sequence ATGCTACATTTGTTTACTGGTCTGGATTTACATACCGGGCTTTTGTTATTGCTTGCTCTGGGTTTTGTTCTGTTTTATGAGGCCATCAACGGCTTTCATGATACTGCAAACGCAGTCGCAACCGTCATCTACACCCGCGCGATGCGTTCGCAAGTGGCGGTGGTTATGGCGGCGCTGTTCAACTTCTTTGGCGTGCTGTTAGGCGGCCTGAGCGTGGCCTATGCCATTGTGCATATGCTGCCGACGGACCTTCTACTGAACATGGGCTCTGCGCATGGTCTCGCCATGGTCTTTTCGATGCTGCTGGCAGCGATTATCTGGAACCTCGGAACCTGGTACTTCGGCCTTCCGGCATCCAGCTCGCACACCCTGATCGGCGCCATCATCGGTATTGGTTTAACCAATGCGCTGATGACCGGCACCTCCGTGGTTGATGCGCTGAATATCCCGAAGGTTCTCGGTATATTCGCCTCGCTCATCGTCTCGCCAATCGTCGGCCTGGTGATTGCGGGCGGTCTGATTTTCCTTCTGCGTCGTTACTGGAACGGGACCAAAAAACGTGCCCGCATTCACCTGACGCCTGCAGAACGTGAAAAGCAGGACGGCAAGAGAAAGCCCCCGTTCTGGACGCGTATCGCCCTGATTCTGTCCGCTATCGGCGTGTCATTCTCTCACGGCGCTAACGATGGGCAGAAAGGTATCGGCCTGGTCATGCTGGTGCTCATCGGCGTGGCGCCGGCAGGCTTCGTGGTCAATATGAACGCGACCGGTTACGAAATCACCCGTACCCGTGATGCCGTGAACAATGTCGAAACGTACTTCCAGCAGCACCCGGACCTGCTCAAGCTGGCCACCGGCGTCGAGCAGATCCAGCCGTCCGCCACGCCGGGCGTTGCGACGCAGACCGAGTTCCATTGCCACCCGTCCAACACCATCAACGCGCTTGATCGCGCGAAAGGGATGCTGGCGAACGTCGAGAGCTACGATAAGCTGTCCGTCGAACAGCGCGGCCAGCTGCGCCGCATCATGCTGTGCATCTCCGACACCACCGATAAAGTGGCGAAGCTGCCGGGCGTAAGCGGCGACGATCAGCGCCTGCTGAAGAAGTTTAAAACCGACATGCTGAGCACCATCGAGTATGCGCCAATCTGGATTATCATGGCCGTCGCGCTGGCGCTGGGTATTGGTACGATGATCGGCTGGCGCCGCGTGGCGACCACCATCGGTGAGAAAATCGGTAAAAAAGGCATGACCTACGCGCAGGGGATGTCCGCACAGATGACCGCTGCGGTATCTATCGGCCTGGCAAGCTACACCGGTATGCCGGTCTCCACCACCCACGTTCTCTCCTCCTCGGTCGCGGGGACGATGATCGTCGACGGTGGCGGTCTGCAGCGCAGAACCGTGACCAACATTCTGATGGCCTGGGTCTTTACCCTGCCCGCCGCGATTGTGCTTTCAGGCCTCCTGTACTGGATTGCGCTGAAAATCATCTAA
- a CDS encoding NAD(P)/FAD-dependent oxidoreductase encodes MERFDAIVVGAGAAGMFCAAQAGQAGARVLLLDNGKKPGRKILMSGGGRCNFTNLYVEPAAYLSQNPHFCKSALARYTQWDFIDLVGKYGIAWHEKTLGQLFCDDSAEQIVAMLTAECEKGGVITRLRTEILSVARDDDGYTLQLNGETVAAKRLVIASGGLSMPGLGASPFGYKVAEQFGLKVLPTRAGLVPFTLHKPLLEQLQVLSGVSVPSVITAQDDTVFRENLLFTHRGLSGPAVLQISSYWQPGEFVTINLLPDCSLDAFLDEQRAAHPNQSLKNTLSMQLPKRLVECLQQLGQIPDVQLKQLNSKAQQQLCETLTCWRVQPNGTEGYRTAEVTLGGVDTNELSSRTMEARKAPGLYFIGEVMDVTGWLGGYNFQWAWSSAWACAQAIAEVE; translated from the coding sequence GTGGAAAGGTTTGATGCCATTGTGGTCGGCGCGGGCGCGGCGGGAATGTTTTGTGCAGCGCAGGCGGGGCAGGCCGGGGCGCGGGTATTGTTGCTGGATAACGGCAAAAAACCGGGGCGTAAAATTCTGATGTCCGGGGGCGGCCGCTGTAACTTCACTAACCTTTATGTCGAACCCGCCGCATATCTCAGTCAGAACCCGCATTTTTGTAAGTCGGCGCTGGCGCGTTACACCCAGTGGGACTTTATCGACCTGGTCGGTAAGTACGGAATCGCCTGGCATGAGAAAACCCTCGGTCAGCTTTTTTGCGATGATTCCGCCGAGCAAATTGTGGCGATGCTGACGGCCGAATGTGAAAAAGGCGGCGTCATCACCCGACTGCGCACGGAGATCCTCAGCGTGGCGCGTGACGACGACGGCTATACGCTGCAGCTGAACGGCGAGACCGTGGCGGCAAAACGGCTGGTTATCGCCAGCGGCGGGCTGTCGATGCCTGGCCTGGGCGCATCGCCGTTTGGTTATAAGGTAGCTGAACAGTTTGGGCTGAAGGTGCTGCCGACCCGCGCGGGGCTGGTGCCGTTTACCCTGCATAAACCGCTGCTAGAGCAGCTCCAGGTGCTCTCCGGCGTCTCCGTGCCGTCGGTCATTACCGCGCAGGACGATACCGTATTTCGTGAAAACCTGCTCTTTACCCACCGCGGGCTTTCCGGTCCGGCGGTACTGCAAATCTCCAGCTACTGGCAGCCCGGCGAGTTCGTCACCATTAATCTGCTGCCGGACTGCAGTCTGGACGCCTTCCTTGACGAGCAGCGCGCGGCGCACCCGAACCAGAGCCTGAAAAACACCCTGTCGATGCAGCTGCCGAAGCGGCTGGTGGAGTGCCTGCAGCAGCTTGGGCAGATCCCGGACGTGCAGCTCAAACAGCTGAACAGCAAAGCGCAGCAGCAGCTGTGCGAGACTTTAACCTGCTGGCGCGTACAGCCGAACGGCACCGAGGGCTACCGCACCGCCGAGGTGACCCTTGGCGGCGTGGATACGAATGAGCTGTCCTCGCGTACCATGGAGGCCCGTAAGGCGCCGGGGCTGTACTTTATTGGCGAGGTGATGGACGTGACCGGCTGGCTTGGCGGCTATAACTTCCAGTGGGCGTGGTCGAGCGCCTGGGCGTGCGCGCAGGCGATCGCCGAGGTGGAATGA
- a CDS encoding pyridoxal phosphate-dependent decarboxylase family protein: MSDLNPILSGSAQSIAAYQEAIEQSTQAVVQWLKQPEMYQGKTVAELRDRIQLAFTAEGLGNQAAIERAVEYFLKDSLSVHHPQCVAHLHCPSLVISQAAEVLINATNQSMDSWDQSPSATIIEMKLIAWLREQVGYPAGDAGVFTSGGTQSNLMGLMLARDAFFARQGHSVQQHGLTGNLSKIKVFCSEHAHFSVQKNMALMGLGYQSVTLVKTDKFSRMDLHDLTEKLAQAKANGEQVMAIVATAGTTDAGAIDPLADIAALAAEQQIWVHVDAAWGGALLLSEKYRHFLNGLELADSVTLDFHKQFFQTISCGAFLLKDARHYQLMRYQAAYLNSDFDEEHGVPNLVSKSLQTTRRFDALKLWMGLEALGKKQYAEIIDNGVTLAQQVAQFVAEQPQLELVMQPQLASVLFRFRPENGDSAGIALLNQRIGDALLASGSANVGVTEADGVTCLKLTLLNPTVCLEDVKVLLASVTACGQQLQRA, encoded by the coding sequence ATGTCTGATTTAAATCCGATCCTGTCCGGCTCCGCGCAGAGTATTGCCGCCTATCAGGAAGCCATTGAACAGAGCACGCAAGCGGTGGTGCAGTGGCTTAAGCAGCCTGAGATGTACCAGGGCAAAACCGTTGCGGAACTGCGCGATCGCATCCAGTTAGCGTTTACCGCAGAGGGCCTGGGCAACCAGGCCGCGATTGAGCGCGCCGTTGAGTATTTCCTCAAAGACAGCCTGTCCGTGCACCATCCGCAGTGCGTGGCGCATCTGCATTGCCCGAGCCTGGTCATTAGCCAGGCCGCGGAAGTGCTGATCAACGCCACCAACCAGAGCATGGATTCCTGGGACCAGAGCCCGTCGGCGACCATCATCGAGATGAAGCTGATTGCGTGGCTGCGCGAGCAGGTAGGCTACCCGGCGGGCGACGCCGGGGTCTTCACCAGCGGCGGTACGCAAAGCAACCTGATGGGCCTGATGCTGGCGCGCGACGCCTTTTTCGCCCGCCAGGGCCACTCCGTTCAGCAGCATGGTCTGACCGGCAACCTCAGCAAAATTAAGGTGTTCTGTTCCGAACACGCGCACTTCTCCGTGCAGAAGAACATGGCGCTGATGGGACTGGGCTATCAGTCCGTCACGCTGGTGAAAACCGATAAATTCTCGCGGATGGATCTTCACGATCTGACGGAGAAGCTGGCGCAGGCGAAAGCCAACGGCGAGCAGGTGATGGCGATTGTCGCCACCGCCGGCACTACCGACGCGGGCGCTATCGATCCGTTAGCCGACATCGCCGCGCTGGCGGCAGAACAGCAGATTTGGGTGCATGTGGATGCGGCCTGGGGCGGCGCATTGCTGCTTTCCGAGAAGTATCGCCACTTCCTGAACGGCCTGGAGCTCGCGGACTCGGTCACCCTCGACTTCCACAAGCAGTTCTTCCAGACCATCAGCTGCGGCGCGTTCCTGCTGAAAGATGCGCGTCACTATCAGCTGATGCGCTATCAGGCGGCGTACCTGAACTCTGATTTCGACGAAGAGCACGGCGTACCGAACCTGGTCTCGAAGTCGCTGCAGACCACCCGCCGTTTCGATGCGCTGAAACTGTGGATGGGCCTCGAAGCGCTGGGTAAAAAGCAGTATGCCGAGATCATTGATAATGGCGTAACGCTGGCGCAGCAGGTGGCGCAGTTTGTGGCTGAACAGCCGCAGCTGGAGCTGGTCATGCAGCCGCAGCTGGCCAGCGTGCTGTTCCGTTTCCGCCCGGAAAACGGCGACAGCGCCGGGATTGCGTTGCTGAACCAGCGTATCGGCGATGCGCTGCTGGCCTCCGGCAGCGCCAACGTTGGCGTAACGGAAGCTGACGGCGTCACCTGCCTGAAGCTGACGCTGCTCAACCCAACGGTCTGCCTGGAAGACGTGAAAGTTCTGCTGGCGAGCGTGACCGCCTGTGGGCAGCAGCTGCAGCGCGCCTGA
- the uspB gene encoding universal stress protein UspB: MVSTVALFWALCVVCVVNMARYFSSLRALLVVLRGCDPLLYQYVDGGGFFTSHGQPGKQMRLVWYIYAQRYRDHHDDEFIRRCERVRRQFILTSALCGLVVVSLIGLMIWH; the protein is encoded by the coding sequence TTGGGCCTTATGTGTCGTGTGTGTAGTGAATATGGCGCGCTACTTCTCATCATTGCGTGCCCTGTTAGTCGTGCTGCGTGGTTGCGATCCCTTGCTCTATCAGTACGTAGATGGCGGAGGTTTTTTTACTTCCCATGGTCAACCCGGTAAACAGATGCGCCTGGTATGGTACATCTACGCGCAGCGTTATCGCGATCATCATGACGATGAGTTTATTCGCCGCTGCGAGCGTGTGCGCCGCCAGTTTATTCTGACCAGCGCATTGTGCGGGCTGGTGGTTGTCAGCCTGATAGGCTTAATGATTTGGCATTAA